From the genome of Fusobacterium varium, one region includes:
- the ptsG_1 gene encoding EIICBA-Glc, with amino-acid sequence MKKGFSLLQRVGRAFMLPIAVLPMAGILLGVGGAFTSSAIVDTYNLTFLEPGTLLNHILILFLNAGAFIFANLSVIFAVGVAIGLAHQNKETAALSALLGFLLFHTVIGTVLGFMGQTADTTTVQALMTKGMTYGEAIGKASLYTKELGIFTLQTGVLGGIICGCFSAFITNRFSNRTLPDYLAFFSGNRLVPVLTMVFFIPLGVIVPFIWPTVFGVVVKAGEAFTAMGPLGTFLYGMTGRLLNVFGLHHAVYPLFWYTELGGTMEIAGQMIAGGQKIFFAQLADPSTIHYSADATRTMTGGFLPMMFGLPAAALAMYRCADADNKAKIKGILVSAALTSFLTGITEPIEFTFLFVAPPLYVIHAILEGISYGLMHFLNVAVGITFSRGIIDFTFFGLLQGMAKTSYQWILILGPIYSIGYYFIFKFMIEKFNYMTPGRKGGENKLYTRKDYQGKTDNDDFIDEIVKALGGADNIEGIDACITRLRVTVKDETKVVDDNAWKELKSQGVIRAGKGIQIIYGTQAEIYKNKIIKKYKL; translated from the coding sequence ATGAAAAAAGGATTTTCTCTTTTACAGAGAGTAGGAAGGGCATTTATGTTGCCAATTGCAGTTCTCCCCATGGCAGGAATACTATTGGGAGTAGGAGGGGCTTTTACAAGTAGTGCTATAGTAGACACATATAATTTAACTTTTTTAGAACCAGGCACATTACTTAATCATATTTTAATATTGTTTTTAAATGCAGGAGCATTTATTTTTGCTAATTTATCAGTTATATTTGCTGTAGGAGTAGCAATAGGTCTTGCACATCAAAATAAGGAAACAGCTGCACTTTCAGCACTTTTAGGTTTTCTTCTTTTTCATACAGTGATAGGAACAGTTCTGGGATTTATGGGACAGACAGCAGATACTACAACAGTTCAGGCACTTATGACCAAAGGAATGACTTATGGAGAAGCTATTGGAAAAGCTTCTTTATATACAAAAGAATTGGGAATATTTACACTTCAGACTGGAGTTTTAGGGGGAATAATTTGTGGATGTTTTTCAGCATTTATAACAAATAGATTTTCAAATAGAACTTTACCTGACTATCTTGCATTTTTTAGTGGAAACAGACTTGTACCAGTATTAACAATGGTATTTTTTATACCATTAGGAGTCATAGTCCCATTTATATGGCCTACAGTTTTTGGAGTAGTTGTAAAAGCAGGAGAAGCATTTACAGCCATGGGTCCACTGGGAACTTTTCTTTATGGAATGACAGGAAGACTTTTGAATGTATTTGGACTTCATCATGCAGTTTATCCATTATTCTGGTATACTGAACTTGGTGGAACTATGGAGATAGCAGGGCAGATGATAGCAGGAGGACAAAAAATATTCTTTGCTCAATTAGCTGATCCATCTACTATTCATTATTCAGCAGATGCAACAAGAACTATGACTGGAGGATTTCTGCCAATGATGTTTGGACTTCCAGCTGCTGCCCTTGCGATGTATAGATGTGCTGATGCAGACAATAAAGCAAAAATAAAAGGAATACTGGTTTCAGCAGCTTTGACATCTTTTCTTACTGGAATAACAGAGCCAATAGAATTTACATTCCTGTTTGTTGCTCCACCTTTATATGTAATTCATGCAATATTAGAAGGGATATCTTATGGACTTATGCATTTCCTTAATGTAGCAGTTGGAATAACTTTTTCAAGAGGAATAATAGACTTTACATTTTTTGGACTACTTCAAGGAATGGCAAAGACTTCATATCAATGGATATTGATATTAGGTCCAATATATTCAATAGGATATTACTTTATTTTTAAATTTATGATAGAAAAGTTTAACTATATGACTCCTGGTAGAAAAGGTGGAGAAAATAAGCTTTATACAAGAAAAGATTATCAAGGAAAAACTGATAATGATGATTTTATTGATGAAATAGTAAAAGCTCTAGGGGGAGCAGATAATATTGAGGGAATAGATGCTTGTATCACAAGATTAAGGGTCACAGTAAAAGATGAAACTAAAGTCGTTGATGATAATGCTTGGAAAGAGTTGAAAT